One window of Anas platyrhynchos isolate ZD024472 breed Pekin duck chromosome 11, IASCAAS_PekinDuck_T2T, whole genome shotgun sequence genomic DNA carries:
- the MAN2A2 gene encoding alpha-mannosidase 2x isoform X3, with translation MKLKKQVTVCGAAIFCVAVFSLYLMLDRVQHDPARHQSGGNFPRSQISVLQNRIEQLEQLLEENHEIISHIKDSVLELTAHAEGQPAPPRHPPNSSWALPPESRPSFLSVSPQDCQFALGGKGQSPDLQMLAVYSLLPFDNQDGGVWKQGFDITYEPNEWDAEPLQVFVVPHSHNDPGWIKTFDKYYYDQTQHILNSMVLKMQEDPRRRFIWSEISFFSKWWDNISAQKRAAVRRLVGNGQLEMVTGGWVMPDEANSHYFAMIDQLIEGHQWLEKNIGVTPRSGWAVDPFGYSSTMPYLLKRSNLTGMLIQRVHYAIKKHFAATQNLEFMWRQAWDPDSSTDIFCHMMPFYSYDVPHTCGPDPKICCQFDFKRLPGGRINCPWKVPPRAITEANVAERAQLLLDQYRKKSKLYRSKVLLVPLGDDFRYDKPQEWDAQFLNYQRIFDFLNSQPHLHVQAQFGTLSDYFDALYKKVGIVPGMKPPGFPVLSGDFFSYADREDHYWTGYFTSRPFYKSLDRVLETHLRGAEILYSLALAHARRAGADSRYPLSDYALLTNARRNLGLFQHHDAITGTAKEAVVVDYGVRLLHSLSSLKRVIINAAHYLVLGDKDAYRYDPAAPFLSTDDTRLNQDSLPERTVIKLGASPRFLVVFNPLEQERLSVVLVLVDTPHVRVLSEEGQPLPAQLTAQWGSATNVVPDVYQVSVLARLPALGLRVLQLQKSFDGQAVLKSSVRLYLHGRDLPVRKQEAVPVHVFPTAPDDFCLENQHLRACFSGHSGLLQSLRRAGEEREQRVSSEFLVYGTRTSKDKSGAYLFLPDGEAKPYTPKEPPVVRVTEGPFFSEVSSYYQHVQTVVRLYNVPGVEGLSLDVSCLVDIRDHVNKELALRFSTDIESEDTFFTDLNGFQIQPRRYQQKLPLQANFYPMPAMAYIQDMQSRLTLHTAQALGVSSLSSGQLEVILDRRLMQDDNRGLGQGLKDNKRTCNRFRLLLERRATANKAQDGRPVSFPSLLSHITSMHLNAEPLVLPVAQEKPAPPALRSFMPLAATVPCDFHILNLRTLQAEDDSLPSAEAALILHRKGFDCSLEARNLGFNCTTTQGRPPTAPPSAWTPWKSPLSASAWGSASWGGEEQTGCELLEQPPSPAEAAPAGPWQAGGAGPAQAAAFLIY, from the exons ATGAAGCTGAAGAAGCAGGTGACGGTGTGCGGCGCTGCCATCTTCTGCGTGGCCGTCTTCTCCCTCTACCTGATGCTGGACCGGGTGCAGCACGACCCCGCGCGCCACCAGAGCGGCGGCAACTTCCCCAGG AGCCAGATCTCGGTGCTGCAGAACCGCATcgagcagctggagcagctgctggaggagaacCACGAGATCATCAGCCACATCAAGGACTCGGTGCTGGAGCTGACGGCCCACGCCGAGGGACAGCCGGCGCCGCCCCGACACCCACCCAACAGCTCCTGGGCGCTGCCCCCTGAGAGTCGCCCCAGCTTCCTCTCCGTGTCCCCGCAGGACTGCCAGTTTGCCCTGGGGGGCAAGGGCCAGAGCCCAGACCTgcag ATGCTGGCCGTGTACTCCCTGCTGCCCTTTGACAACCAGGATGGCGGGGTGTGGAAGCAGGGCTTTGATATCACCTATGAGCCCAATGAGTGGGACGCTGAGCCCCTGCAGGTGTTTGTGGTGCCGCACTCCCACAATGACCCCG GCTGGATCAAGACATTTGACAAGTACTACTATGACCAGACACAGCACATCCTCAACAGCATGGTGCTGAAGATGCAGGAGGACCCCCGCCGGCGCTTCATCTGGTCTGAGATCTCCTTCTTCTCCAAGTGGTGGGACAACATCAGTGCCCAGAAGCGGGCTGCGGTGCGGAG GCTGGTTGGGAACGGGCAGCTGGAGATGGTGACGGGTGGCTGGGTGATGCCCGACGAGGCCAATTCCCACTACTTCGCCATGATCGACCAGCTGATCGAGGGGCACCAGTGGCTGGAGAAGAACATCG GCGTGACGCCGCGGTCGGGCTGGGCCGTTGACCCCTTTGGGTACAGCTCCACCATGCCCTACCTGCTGAAGCGCTCCAACCTGACGGGCATGCTCATCCAGCGCGTGCACTACGCCATCAAGAAGCACTTTGCTGCCACGCAGAACCTGGAGTTCATGTGGAGACAGGCGTGGG ACCCAGACTCCAGCACTGACATCTTCTGCCACATGATGCCCTTCTACAGCTATGACGTGCCCCATACCTGCGGGCCCGATCCCAAGATCTGCTGCCAGTTCGACTTCAAGCGCCTGCCAGGCGGCCGGATCAACTGCCCATGGAAGGTGCCGCCCCGCGCCATCACCGAGGCCAACGTGGCAGAGCG agcccagctgctgctggaccaGTACCGCAAGAAGTCCAAGCTGTACCGCAGCaaggtgctgctggtgccccTGGGGGACGATTTCCGCTACGACAAGCCGCAGGAGTGGGACGCTCAGTTCCTCAACTACCAGCGCATCTTTGACTTCCTCAACTCCCAGCCCCACCTCCACGTGCAG GCGCAGTTCGGGACGCTGTCCGACTACTTTGATGCCCTCTACAAGAAGGTGGGCATTGTGCCGGGCATGAAGCCGCCTGGGTTCCCAGTGCTGAGTGGCGATTTCTTCTCCTACGCGGACCGGGAGGATCACTACTGGACGGGCTACTTCACCTCCCGGCCTTTCTACAAGAGCCTGGACCGCGTGCTGGAGACCCACCTCCG GGGGGCAGAGATCCTGTACAGCCTGGCGCTCGCCCACGCCCGCCGTGCCGGTGCCGACAGCCGCTACCCGCTGTCCGACTACGCCCTGCTGACCAACGCCCGCCGCAACCTGGGGCTCTTCCAGCACCACGACGCCATCACGGGCACTGCCAAGGAGGCCGTGGTGGTCGACTATGGAGTCCG GCTGCTGCACTCCCTCTCGAGCCTCAAACGCGTCATCATCAACGCTGCGCACTACCTGGTGCTGGGGGACAAGGACGCCTACCGCTACGACCCTGCTGCCCCCTTTCTCAGCACG GATGACACACGCCTCAACCAGGACTCGCTCCCAGAGAGAACAGTCATCAAGCTGGGCGCCTCGCCACG ATTCCTGGTTGTGTTCAACCCGCTGGAGCAGGAGCGCCTGAGCGtcgtgctggtgctggtggacACCCCGCATGTGCGCGTGCTGTCTGAggaggggcagcccctgcctgcccaGCTCACTGCACAGTGGGGCTCCGCCACCAACGTGGTGCCCGACGTCTACCAG GTCTCCGTGCTGGCCCGCCTGCCCGCGCTGGGGCTGcgtgtgctgcagctgcagaagtCCTTCGATGGCCAAGCCGTGCTGAAGTCCTCTGTGCGCCTGTACCTGCACGGCCGGGACCTGCCCGTGCGCAAGCAGGAGGCTGTACCTGTGCACGTCTTCCCGACCGCTCCTGACGACTTCTGCCTGGAGAACCAGCACCTGCGGGCCTGCTTCTCGGGGCACTCAGGCCTGCTGCAG AGCCTCCGCCGAGCTGGGGAGGAGCGGGAGCAGAGGGTGAGCAGCGAGTTCCTTGTCTATGGCACCAGGACCTCCAAGGACAAAAGTGGAGCCTATCTCTTCCTGCCCGATGGCGAGGCCAAG CCTTACACACCCAAGGAGCCCCCAGTTGTGCGAGTGACAGAGGGACCCTTCTTCTCGGAGGTTTCCAGCTACTACCAGCATGTCCAGACCGTGGTGCGGCTTTACAACGTGCCAG GGGTGGAGGGCCTGTCCCTGGACGTGTCTTGCCTGGTGGACATCCGTGACCACGTCAACAAGGAGCTGGCCTTGCGCTTCAGCACGGACATCGAGAGCGAGGACACCTTCTTCACAGACCTCAACGGCTTCCAG ATCCAGCCCCGCAGGTACCAGCAGAAGCTGCCGCTGCAGGCCAATTTCTACCCCATGCCCGCCATGGCCTACATCCAGGACATGCAGAGCCGCCTGACGCTGCACACAGCCCAGGCCCTGGGGGTCTCCAGCCTCAGCAGCG GCCAGCTGGAGGTGATCTTGGACCGGCGCCTCATGCAGGATGACAACCGGGGCCTGGGCCAAGGGCTGAAGGACAACAAGCGGACCTGCAACCGCTTCCGCCTCCTCCTGGAGCGCCGCGCCACTGCCAACAAG GCGCAGGACGGCCGCCCGGTCAGCTTCCCCTCCCTGCTGAGCCACATCACCTCCATGCACCTGAACGCCGAGCCTCTGGTCCTGCCGGTGGCCCAGGAGAAGCCAGCCCCGCCGGCCCTGCGCTCCTTCATGCCCCTTGCTGCCACCGTCCCCTGTGACTTCCACATCCTCAACCTGCGGACGCTGCAGGCAGAG GACGACTCGCTACCCTCGGCCGAGGCAGCCCTGATCCTGCACCGCAAAGGCTTTGACTGCAGCCTGGAGGCCAGGAACCTGGGGTTTAACTGCACCACCACCCAGGG ACGGCCTCCAACAGCACCACCATCCGCCTGGACCCCATGGAAATCGCCACTTTCCGCGTCCGCCTGGGGTAGCGCGTCCTGGGGCGGGGAGGAGCAGACTGGCTgtgagctgctggagcagccgCCGAGCCCCGCAGAGGCTGCGCCGGCAGGCCCGTGGCAGGCAGGAGGTGCCGGacctgcacaggctgctgccTTCTTAATTTATTAG
- the MAN2A2 gene encoding alpha-mannosidase 2x isoform X2, which yields MKLKKQVTVCGAAIFCVAVFSLYLMLDRVQHDPARHQSGGNFPRSQISVLQNRIEQLEQLLEENHEIISHIKDSVLELTAHAEGQPAPPRHPPNSSWALPPESRPSFLSVSPQDCQFALGGKGQSPDLQMLAVYSLLPFDNQDGGVWKQGFDITYEPNEWDAEPLQVFVVPHSHNDPGWIKTFDKYYYDQTQHILNSMVLKMQEDPRRRFIWSEISFFSKWWDNISAQKRAAVRRLVGNGQLEMVTGGWVMPDEANSHYFAMIDQLIEGHQWLEKNIGVTPRSGWAVDPFGYSSTMPYLLKRSNLTGMLIQRVHYAIKKHFAATQNLEFMWRQAWDPDSSTDIFCHMMPFYSYDVPHTCGPDPKICCQFDFKRLPGGRINCPWKVPPRAITEANVAERAQLLLDQYRKKSKLYRSKVLLVPLGDDFRYDKPQEWDAQFLNYQRIFDFLNSQPHLHVQAQFGTLSDYFDALYKKVGIVPGMKPPGFPVLSGDFFSYADREDHYWTGYFTSRPFYKSLDRVLETHLRGAEILYSLALAHARRAGADSRYPLSDYALLTNARRNLGLFQHHDAITGTAKEAVVVDYGVRLLHSLSSLKRVIINAAHYLVLGDKDAYRYDPAAPFLSTDDTRLNQDSLPERTVIKLGASPRFLVVFNPLEQERLSVVLVLVDTPHVRVLSEEGQPLPAQLTAQWGSATNVVPDVYQVSVLARLPALGLRVLQLQKSFDGQAVLKSSVRLYLHGRDLPVRKQEAVPVHVFPTAPDDFCLENQHLRACFSGHSGLLQSLRRAGEEREQRVSSEFLVYGTRTSKDKSGAYLFLPDGEAKPYTPKEPPVVRVTEGPFFSEVSSYYQHVQTVVRLYNVPGVEGLSLDVSCLVDIRDHVNKELALRFSTDIESEDTFFTDLNGFQIQPRRYQQKLPLQANFYPMPAMAYIQDMQSRLTLHTAQALGVSSLSSGQLEVILDRRLMQDDNRGLGQGLKDNKRTCNRFRLLLERRATANKAQDGRPVSFPSLLSHITSMHLNAEPLVLPVAQEKPAPPALRSFMPLAATVPCDFHILNLRTLQAEDDSLPSAEAALILHRKGFDCSLEARNLGFNCTTTQGKLALGSLFQGLELGSLQPTSLTLMYPLGTASNSTTIRLDPMEIATFRVRLG from the exons ATGAAGCTGAAGAAGCAGGTGACGGTGTGCGGCGCTGCCATCTTCTGCGTGGCCGTCTTCTCCCTCTACCTGATGCTGGACCGGGTGCAGCACGACCCCGCGCGCCACCAGAGCGGCGGCAACTTCCCCAGG AGCCAGATCTCGGTGCTGCAGAACCGCATcgagcagctggagcagctgctggaggagaacCACGAGATCATCAGCCACATCAAGGACTCGGTGCTGGAGCTGACGGCCCACGCCGAGGGACAGCCGGCGCCGCCCCGACACCCACCCAACAGCTCCTGGGCGCTGCCCCCTGAGAGTCGCCCCAGCTTCCTCTCCGTGTCCCCGCAGGACTGCCAGTTTGCCCTGGGGGGCAAGGGCCAGAGCCCAGACCTgcag ATGCTGGCCGTGTACTCCCTGCTGCCCTTTGACAACCAGGATGGCGGGGTGTGGAAGCAGGGCTTTGATATCACCTATGAGCCCAATGAGTGGGACGCTGAGCCCCTGCAGGTGTTTGTGGTGCCGCACTCCCACAATGACCCCG GCTGGATCAAGACATTTGACAAGTACTACTATGACCAGACACAGCACATCCTCAACAGCATGGTGCTGAAGATGCAGGAGGACCCCCGCCGGCGCTTCATCTGGTCTGAGATCTCCTTCTTCTCCAAGTGGTGGGACAACATCAGTGCCCAGAAGCGGGCTGCGGTGCGGAG GCTGGTTGGGAACGGGCAGCTGGAGATGGTGACGGGTGGCTGGGTGATGCCCGACGAGGCCAATTCCCACTACTTCGCCATGATCGACCAGCTGATCGAGGGGCACCAGTGGCTGGAGAAGAACATCG GCGTGACGCCGCGGTCGGGCTGGGCCGTTGACCCCTTTGGGTACAGCTCCACCATGCCCTACCTGCTGAAGCGCTCCAACCTGACGGGCATGCTCATCCAGCGCGTGCACTACGCCATCAAGAAGCACTTTGCTGCCACGCAGAACCTGGAGTTCATGTGGAGACAGGCGTGGG ACCCAGACTCCAGCACTGACATCTTCTGCCACATGATGCCCTTCTACAGCTATGACGTGCCCCATACCTGCGGGCCCGATCCCAAGATCTGCTGCCAGTTCGACTTCAAGCGCCTGCCAGGCGGCCGGATCAACTGCCCATGGAAGGTGCCGCCCCGCGCCATCACCGAGGCCAACGTGGCAGAGCG agcccagctgctgctggaccaGTACCGCAAGAAGTCCAAGCTGTACCGCAGCaaggtgctgctggtgccccTGGGGGACGATTTCCGCTACGACAAGCCGCAGGAGTGGGACGCTCAGTTCCTCAACTACCAGCGCATCTTTGACTTCCTCAACTCCCAGCCCCACCTCCACGTGCAG GCGCAGTTCGGGACGCTGTCCGACTACTTTGATGCCCTCTACAAGAAGGTGGGCATTGTGCCGGGCATGAAGCCGCCTGGGTTCCCAGTGCTGAGTGGCGATTTCTTCTCCTACGCGGACCGGGAGGATCACTACTGGACGGGCTACTTCACCTCCCGGCCTTTCTACAAGAGCCTGGACCGCGTGCTGGAGACCCACCTCCG GGGGGCAGAGATCCTGTACAGCCTGGCGCTCGCCCACGCCCGCCGTGCCGGTGCCGACAGCCGCTACCCGCTGTCCGACTACGCCCTGCTGACCAACGCCCGCCGCAACCTGGGGCTCTTCCAGCACCACGACGCCATCACGGGCACTGCCAAGGAGGCCGTGGTGGTCGACTATGGAGTCCG GCTGCTGCACTCCCTCTCGAGCCTCAAACGCGTCATCATCAACGCTGCGCACTACCTGGTGCTGGGGGACAAGGACGCCTACCGCTACGACCCTGCTGCCCCCTTTCTCAGCACG GATGACACACGCCTCAACCAGGACTCGCTCCCAGAGAGAACAGTCATCAAGCTGGGCGCCTCGCCACG ATTCCTGGTTGTGTTCAACCCGCTGGAGCAGGAGCGCCTGAGCGtcgtgctggtgctggtggacACCCCGCATGTGCGCGTGCTGTCTGAggaggggcagcccctgcctgcccaGCTCACTGCACAGTGGGGCTCCGCCACCAACGTGGTGCCCGACGTCTACCAG GTCTCCGTGCTGGCCCGCCTGCCCGCGCTGGGGCTGcgtgtgctgcagctgcagaagtCCTTCGATGGCCAAGCCGTGCTGAAGTCCTCTGTGCGCCTGTACCTGCACGGCCGGGACCTGCCCGTGCGCAAGCAGGAGGCTGTACCTGTGCACGTCTTCCCGACCGCTCCTGACGACTTCTGCCTGGAGAACCAGCACCTGCGGGCCTGCTTCTCGGGGCACTCAGGCCTGCTGCAG AGCCTCCGCCGAGCTGGGGAGGAGCGGGAGCAGAGGGTGAGCAGCGAGTTCCTTGTCTATGGCACCAGGACCTCCAAGGACAAAAGTGGAGCCTATCTCTTCCTGCCCGATGGCGAGGCCAAG CCTTACACACCCAAGGAGCCCCCAGTTGTGCGAGTGACAGAGGGACCCTTCTTCTCGGAGGTTTCCAGCTACTACCAGCATGTCCAGACCGTGGTGCGGCTTTACAACGTGCCAG GGGTGGAGGGCCTGTCCCTGGACGTGTCTTGCCTGGTGGACATCCGTGACCACGTCAACAAGGAGCTGGCCTTGCGCTTCAGCACGGACATCGAGAGCGAGGACACCTTCTTCACAGACCTCAACGGCTTCCAG ATCCAGCCCCGCAGGTACCAGCAGAAGCTGCCGCTGCAGGCCAATTTCTACCCCATGCCCGCCATGGCCTACATCCAGGACATGCAGAGCCGCCTGACGCTGCACACAGCCCAGGCCCTGGGGGTCTCCAGCCTCAGCAGCG GCCAGCTGGAGGTGATCTTGGACCGGCGCCTCATGCAGGATGACAACCGGGGCCTGGGCCAAGGGCTGAAGGACAACAAGCGGACCTGCAACCGCTTCCGCCTCCTCCTGGAGCGCCGCGCCACTGCCAACAAG GCGCAGGACGGCCGCCCGGTCAGCTTCCCCTCCCTGCTGAGCCACATCACCTCCATGCACCTGAACGCCGAGCCTCTGGTCCTGCCGGTGGCCCAGGAGAAGCCAGCCCCGCCGGCCCTGCGCTCCTTCATGCCCCTTGCTGCCACCGTCCCCTGTGACTTCCACATCCTCAACCTGCGGACGCTGCAGGCAGAG GACGACTCGCTACCCTCGGCCGAGGCAGCCCTGATCCTGCACCGCAAAGGCTTTGACTGCAGCCTGGAGGCCAGGAACCTGGGGTTTAACTGCACCACCACCCAGGGCAAG CTggcgctgggcagcctgttccaggggctggagctgggctccctgcagcccacctCGCTCACCCTGATGTACCCGCTGGGCACGGCCTCCAACAGCACCACCATCCGCCTGGACCCCATGGAAATCGCCACTTTCCGCGTCCGCCTGGGGTAG
- the MAN2A2 gene encoding alpha-mannosidase 2x isoform X1 has translation MKLKKQVTVCGAAIFCVAVFSLYLMLDRVQHDPARHQSGGNFPRSQISVLQNRIEQLEQLLEENHEIISHIKDSVLELTAHAEGQPAPPRHPPNSSWALPPESRPSFLSVSPQDCQFALGGKGQSPDLQMLAVYSLLPFDNQDGGVWKQGFDITYEPNEWDAEPLQVFVVPHSHNDPGWIKTFDKYYYDQTQHILNSMVLKMQEDPRRRFIWSEISFFSKWWDNISAQKRAAVRRLVGNGQLEMVTGGWVMPDEANSHYFAMIDQLIEGHQWLEKNIGVTPRSGWAVDPFGYSSTMPYLLKRSNLTGMLIQRVHYAIKKHFAATQNLEFMWRQAWDPDSSTDIFCHMMPFYSYDVPHTCGPDPKICCQFDFKRLPGGRINCPWKVPPRAITEANVAERAQLLLDQYRKKSKLYRSKVLLVPLGDDFRYDKPQEWDAQFLNYQRIFDFLNSQPHLHVQAQFGTLSDYFDALYKKVGIVPGMKPPGFPVLSGDFFSYADREDHYWTGYFTSRPFYKSLDRVLETHLRGAEILYSLALAHARRAGADSRYPLSDYALLTNARRNLGLFQHHDAITGTAKEAVVVDYGVRLLHSLSSLKRVIINAAHYLVLGDKDAYRYDPAAPFLSTDDTRLNQDSLPERTVIKLGASPRFLVVFNPLEQERLSVVLVLVDTPHVRVLSEEGQPLPAQLTAQWGSATNVVPDVYQVSVLARLPALGLRVLQLQKSFDGQAVLKSSVRLYLHGRDLPVRKQEAVPVHVFPTAPDDFCLENQHLRACFSGHSGLLQSLRRAGEEREQRVSSEFLVYGTRTSKDKSGAYLFLPDGEAKPYTPKEPPVVRVTEGPFFSEVSSYYQHVQTVVRLYNVPGVEGLSLDVSCLVDIRDHVNKELALRFSTDIESEDTFFTDLNGFQIQPRRYQQKLPLQANFYPMPAMAYIQDMQSRLTLHTAQALGVSSLSSGQLEVILDRRLMQDDNRGLGQGLKDNKRTCNRFRLLLERRATANKAQDGRPVSFPSLLSHITSMHLNAEPLVLPVAQEKPAPPALRSFMPLAATVPCDFHILNLRTLQAEQDDSLPSAEAALILHRKGFDCSLEARNLGFNCTTTQGKLALGSLFQGLELGSLQPTSLTLMYPLGTASNSTTIRLDPMEIATFRVRLG, from the exons ATGAAGCTGAAGAAGCAGGTGACGGTGTGCGGCGCTGCCATCTTCTGCGTGGCCGTCTTCTCCCTCTACCTGATGCTGGACCGGGTGCAGCACGACCCCGCGCGCCACCAGAGCGGCGGCAACTTCCCCAGG AGCCAGATCTCGGTGCTGCAGAACCGCATcgagcagctggagcagctgctggaggagaacCACGAGATCATCAGCCACATCAAGGACTCGGTGCTGGAGCTGACGGCCCACGCCGAGGGACAGCCGGCGCCGCCCCGACACCCACCCAACAGCTCCTGGGCGCTGCCCCCTGAGAGTCGCCCCAGCTTCCTCTCCGTGTCCCCGCAGGACTGCCAGTTTGCCCTGGGGGGCAAGGGCCAGAGCCCAGACCTgcag ATGCTGGCCGTGTACTCCCTGCTGCCCTTTGACAACCAGGATGGCGGGGTGTGGAAGCAGGGCTTTGATATCACCTATGAGCCCAATGAGTGGGACGCTGAGCCCCTGCAGGTGTTTGTGGTGCCGCACTCCCACAATGACCCCG GCTGGATCAAGACATTTGACAAGTACTACTATGACCAGACACAGCACATCCTCAACAGCATGGTGCTGAAGATGCAGGAGGACCCCCGCCGGCGCTTCATCTGGTCTGAGATCTCCTTCTTCTCCAAGTGGTGGGACAACATCAGTGCCCAGAAGCGGGCTGCGGTGCGGAG GCTGGTTGGGAACGGGCAGCTGGAGATGGTGACGGGTGGCTGGGTGATGCCCGACGAGGCCAATTCCCACTACTTCGCCATGATCGACCAGCTGATCGAGGGGCACCAGTGGCTGGAGAAGAACATCG GCGTGACGCCGCGGTCGGGCTGGGCCGTTGACCCCTTTGGGTACAGCTCCACCATGCCCTACCTGCTGAAGCGCTCCAACCTGACGGGCATGCTCATCCAGCGCGTGCACTACGCCATCAAGAAGCACTTTGCTGCCACGCAGAACCTGGAGTTCATGTGGAGACAGGCGTGGG ACCCAGACTCCAGCACTGACATCTTCTGCCACATGATGCCCTTCTACAGCTATGACGTGCCCCATACCTGCGGGCCCGATCCCAAGATCTGCTGCCAGTTCGACTTCAAGCGCCTGCCAGGCGGCCGGATCAACTGCCCATGGAAGGTGCCGCCCCGCGCCATCACCGAGGCCAACGTGGCAGAGCG agcccagctgctgctggaccaGTACCGCAAGAAGTCCAAGCTGTACCGCAGCaaggtgctgctggtgccccTGGGGGACGATTTCCGCTACGACAAGCCGCAGGAGTGGGACGCTCAGTTCCTCAACTACCAGCGCATCTTTGACTTCCTCAACTCCCAGCCCCACCTCCACGTGCAG GCGCAGTTCGGGACGCTGTCCGACTACTTTGATGCCCTCTACAAGAAGGTGGGCATTGTGCCGGGCATGAAGCCGCCTGGGTTCCCAGTGCTGAGTGGCGATTTCTTCTCCTACGCGGACCGGGAGGATCACTACTGGACGGGCTACTTCACCTCCCGGCCTTTCTACAAGAGCCTGGACCGCGTGCTGGAGACCCACCTCCG GGGGGCAGAGATCCTGTACAGCCTGGCGCTCGCCCACGCCCGCCGTGCCGGTGCCGACAGCCGCTACCCGCTGTCCGACTACGCCCTGCTGACCAACGCCCGCCGCAACCTGGGGCTCTTCCAGCACCACGACGCCATCACGGGCACTGCCAAGGAGGCCGTGGTGGTCGACTATGGAGTCCG GCTGCTGCACTCCCTCTCGAGCCTCAAACGCGTCATCATCAACGCTGCGCACTACCTGGTGCTGGGGGACAAGGACGCCTACCGCTACGACCCTGCTGCCCCCTTTCTCAGCACG GATGACACACGCCTCAACCAGGACTCGCTCCCAGAGAGAACAGTCATCAAGCTGGGCGCCTCGCCACG ATTCCTGGTTGTGTTCAACCCGCTGGAGCAGGAGCGCCTGAGCGtcgtgctggtgctggtggacACCCCGCATGTGCGCGTGCTGTCTGAggaggggcagcccctgcctgcccaGCTCACTGCACAGTGGGGCTCCGCCACCAACGTGGTGCCCGACGTCTACCAG GTCTCCGTGCTGGCCCGCCTGCCCGCGCTGGGGCTGcgtgtgctgcagctgcagaagtCCTTCGATGGCCAAGCCGTGCTGAAGTCCTCTGTGCGCCTGTACCTGCACGGCCGGGACCTGCCCGTGCGCAAGCAGGAGGCTGTACCTGTGCACGTCTTCCCGACCGCTCCTGACGACTTCTGCCTGGAGAACCAGCACCTGCGGGCCTGCTTCTCGGGGCACTCAGGCCTGCTGCAG AGCCTCCGCCGAGCTGGGGAGGAGCGGGAGCAGAGGGTGAGCAGCGAGTTCCTTGTCTATGGCACCAGGACCTCCAAGGACAAAAGTGGAGCCTATCTCTTCCTGCCCGATGGCGAGGCCAAG CCTTACACACCCAAGGAGCCCCCAGTTGTGCGAGTGACAGAGGGACCCTTCTTCTCGGAGGTTTCCAGCTACTACCAGCATGTCCAGACCGTGGTGCGGCTTTACAACGTGCCAG GGGTGGAGGGCCTGTCCCTGGACGTGTCTTGCCTGGTGGACATCCGTGACCACGTCAACAAGGAGCTGGCCTTGCGCTTCAGCACGGACATCGAGAGCGAGGACACCTTCTTCACAGACCTCAACGGCTTCCAG ATCCAGCCCCGCAGGTACCAGCAGAAGCTGCCGCTGCAGGCCAATTTCTACCCCATGCCCGCCATGGCCTACATCCAGGACATGCAGAGCCGCCTGACGCTGCACACAGCCCAGGCCCTGGGGGTCTCCAGCCTCAGCAGCG GCCAGCTGGAGGTGATCTTGGACCGGCGCCTCATGCAGGATGACAACCGGGGCCTGGGCCAAGGGCTGAAGGACAACAAGCGGACCTGCAACCGCTTCCGCCTCCTCCTGGAGCGCCGCGCCACTGCCAACAAG GCGCAGGACGGCCGCCCGGTCAGCTTCCCCTCCCTGCTGAGCCACATCACCTCCATGCACCTGAACGCCGAGCCTCTGGTCCTGCCGGTGGCCCAGGAGAAGCCAGCCCCGCCGGCCCTGCGCTCCTTCATGCCCCTTGCTGCCACCGTCCCCTGTGACTTCCACATCCTCAACCTGCGGACGCTGCAGGCAGAG CAGGACGACTCGCTACCCTCGGCCGAGGCAGCCCTGATCCTGCACCGCAAAGGCTTTGACTGCAGCCTGGAGGCCAGGAACCTGGGGTTTAACTGCACCACCACCCAGGGCAAG CTggcgctgggcagcctgttccaggggctggagctgggctccctgcagcccacctCGCTCACCCTGATGTACCCGCTGGGCACGGCCTCCAACAGCACCACCATCCGCCTGGACCCCATGGAAATCGCCACTTTCCGCGTCCGCCTGGGGTAG